The proteins below come from a single Orcinus orca chromosome 6, mOrcOrc1.1, whole genome shotgun sequence genomic window:
- the R3HCC1 gene encoding R3H and coiled-coil domain-containing protein 1 has product MCSTAFILHLCLSSPFNYQQHVTRRAALVAIVHIGATSKYLPNLIDPRRQCALRGKPIKNTPLSLLPCLLRAAWWRCASAEVRGADSRARRLLGTLRAAAATRGAPAVLPPVTLALLCLDGVFLSSAENDFVHRIQEELDRFLLQKQLSKVLLFPPLSSRLRYLIHRTAENFDLLSSFSVGEGWRRRTVICHVDIRLPGSDGLSGPCRPPASHPSKYRGPRSTSSQGAAAGPRGARAGRWHRGRKPDQALYVPRALRRREEWAPLPAPGLQGDAPAGGLPEEPDDIHAGDHTSDQELPVLATRAAEVRKGRSKSENESLPDPVATESPGPEDHSGTGDGSESDTQPGPGLQPDLEDGSGSELERSLAAEKEEDEVEEEGPGSCSEEDDYSELLQEITDNLTEKEIQVEKIHMDTSSFAEELPGEKDFAHVVEIYDFEPALKTEDLLAAFSEFQDKGFKIQWVDDTHALGVFPCLVSAAEALTRDFSTLKIRPLMQGTKQSKLKALQRPKLLRLAKERPQTNTAVARRLVARALGLQHRKKERPAVEPSPTLRP; this is encoded by the exons ATGTGCTCCACTGCCTTTATCCTGCACTTGTGCCTCAGCAGCCCCTTCAACTACCAGCAGCATGTGACCCGCAGGGCTGCTTTGGTGGCCATTGTG CATATAGGAGCCACCTCAAAGTATTTGCCAAACTTAATTGATCCTAGGAGACAGTGTGCCCTCCGGGGCAAACCAATCAAGAACACGCCTCTGTCGTTGCTGCCATGCCTCCTCCGGGCCGCATGGTGGCGCTGCGCCTCCGCCGAGGTCCGCGGCGCGGACTCCAGGGCGCGCAGGCTTCTGGGGACCCTCAGAGCTGCGGCGGCGACGCGCGGGGCGCCTGCG GTTCTCCCACCTGTCACCCTGGCCCTTCTCTGCTTGGACGGCGTCTTCCTCTCCTCAGCCGAGAATGACTTCGTGCACCGCATCCAGGAGGAGCTGGACCGCTTCCTGCTGCAGAAGCAGCTGTCAAA GGTCCTTCTCTTCCCCCCACTCTCCAGTCGCCTCCGGTACTTGATCCACAGGACAGCAGAGAATTTTGATCTTTTGAGCAGCTTCTCTGTTGgggagggctggaggaggaggacgGTCATCTGTCACGTGGACATCAG GTTACCCGGTTCAGATGGGCTCTCTGGCCCCTGCCGCCCTCCTGCTTCCCACCCTAGCAAGTACCGAGGTCCGAGGTCCACCTCAAGCCAGGGAGCGGCTGCTGGTCCCCGAGGAGCGCGGGCCGGCCGGTGGCATCGTGGACGCAAGCCGGACCAGGCTTTGTATGTGCCCCGGGCGCTGCGCAGGCGAGAAGAATGGGCGCCCCTCCCGGCCCCAGGGCTTCAGGGAGATGCTCCAGCTGGCGGGCTCCCAGAAGAGCCCGATGATATCCATGCCGGGGACCACACCTCCGATCAGGAACTTCCTGTGTTGGCGACTCGGGCAGCAGAGGTCCGAAAAGGCCGTAGCAAAAGTGAGAACGAGTCACTGCCAGACCCAGTGGCCACTGAGTCCCCAGGGCCAGAGGATCACTCAGGGACGGGAGACGGGTCGGAGTCGGACACACAGCCTGGGCCCGGTCTGCAGCCAGACTTGGAAGACGGGAGTGGGAGTGAGCTGGAGAGGAGCCTGGcggcagagaaggaagaggacgAGGTGGAAGAGGAGGGGCCGGGCAGCTGCTCCGAGGAGGACGATTACAGTGAGCTGCTGCAGGAG ATAACGGACAACCTGACCGAGAAGGAGATTCAGGTAGAGAAGATCCACATGGACACGTCCTCCTTCGCAGAGGAGCTGCCTGGAGAGAAGGATTTTGCCCACGTGGTTGAGATCTATGACTTTGAGCCGGCGCTCAAGACCGAGGACCTGCTGGCAGCCTTTTCCGAGTTCCA AGACAAGGGGTTCAAGATCCAGTGGGTGGACGACACACACGCGCTTGGGGTCTTTCCCTGCCTGGTTTCAG ctgctgaggccctGACCAGGGATTTCTCCACGCTCAAGATCCGGCCCCTGATGCAGGGAACCAAGCAGTCCAAGCTGAAGGCCCTGCAGAGGCCAA AGCTTCTGCGTCTGGCAAAGGAGAGACCACAGACAAACACAGCCGTGGCCCGGAGGCTGGTGGCCCGGGCCCTGGGGCTCCAACACAGAAAGAAAGAGCGGCCTGCCGTGGAGCCTTCCCCGACCCTGAGGCCCTGA